In Nasonia vitripennis strain AsymCx chromosome 2, Nvit_psr_1.1, whole genome shotgun sequence, a genomic segment contains:
- the LOC100121405 gene encoding vacuolar protein sorting-associated protein 54 — translation MARILPPEAVATILPCEHCANLTFKHIQDFIRHLRERHCSQEGGSFVCRYGYNGVCSSLPVEGVSDKDYVAHAVKHASMQQQQQQQKKSNGQVAGASGSSWSVYSAAQNLPAVLNDPNKGKQSNFLTKTWGDSFVEKVEIPKCPYLPEITIQHLESYLKKIARRYRKHTRLNSSANQAPPSPHELLQNFPNLRKVKNFNATANGPIDRSQFDLSSIPKIFLNPHLDLSKKKNFDDVFSFSKDGLLGEGKNISTNVKQMQEKLTHYLDIVEVRIAEQVASKSQAFFHAMTSHDVLMEQLTQTITVLKALRKNIHEIDRNLVKNSLQVLRLERARSNHLVVQEKLKLIATVHQSQPMIQSLLSTPDYVAALDVISTTQEILLQELNGIHSFRHLGSQLSEMEKLINKMLHTEFERYATADLNRPLVSGDSAVLDGDKLVSIISGLLRQKHFQFIDTYKEEAMTTVRAVTKQRVIEALADSDCCSDQQAAALEVGGLSLTERLKLLDNTIHSLTSLLYRIKAVHNVMRDTADLAAGKSLPERSNESLMDRLLSDEDHTRVTTKLADMLTAICDYCHERLGSLVSASPSEIEKEKNTSDSSSNKTVDKDTTTWNDKSWLSERATTAQVCKLASVVENFTETCEKLCGKQCIALRSAFKAQASKFVQKFHTERKTKLSHVLDSERWKQADVPPEFQALVTYIHKNECFPYELCKSDIDKIDKISNVLYVGEEKYAVVGTVLILIQIIHEYCRTASELSALSGMIGRQLAEVLRHYNSRCCQLVLGAGAMQVAGLKTITSTILVLAGRSLKLVLWLMPFVKAHFQALAEQSSNPSVVGVSAMSGGVALLDTVERDIRSHIREIEGKILTIVDILLGGQINSWTAKPPVPSQSFRNISRHLVKLHEAVSGILPNDEVQALYRTVNTSFKEKLREQLVKMNIVNNGGPQHGVVTSELTFYVETLRNLKILPADELSNDCLDDVWTR, via the exons ATGGCAAGGATCCTCCCGCCAGAAGCCGTCGCGACGATACTGCCCTGCGAGCACTGCGCTAACCTCACCTTCAAGCACATCCAGGATTTCATCAG GCACCTGCGAGAGCGGCACTGCAGCCAGGAGGGTGGCTCCTTCGTCTGTCGATATGGTTACAACGGAGTCTGCTCCAGTCTGCCGGTGGAGGGAGTCTCGGACAAGGATTACGTAGCCCATGCTGTCAAGCACGCCAGcatgcagcagcaacagcagcagcagaagaagagCAACGGCCAGGTGGCAGGAGCCTCAGGATCCTCCTGGTCCGTCTACTCTGCTGCCCAGAACTTGCCTGCTGTGCTCAACGATCCCAACAAGGGAAAGCAGAGCAACTTTCTCACCAAAACCTGGGGAGACTCTTTTGTGGAAAAAGTCGAGATACCCAAGTGCCCCTACTTGCCAGAGATCACTATACAGCATCTGGAGTCTTACTTGAAGAAGATTGCACGG AGGTACCGTAAGCACACACGCTTGAACTCCAGTGCGAATCAAGCTCCCCCGTCGCCTCATGAACTGTTGCAAAATTTTCCCAATCTCAGGAAAGTAAAGAACTTCAATGCCACTGCTAATGGACCAATAG ACCGTTCGCAGTTTGATTTGAGCAGCATACCAAAAATCTTTCTCAATCCCCATCTGGATCTTTCTAAGAAGAAAAACTTTGATGATGTCTTCTCCTTCTCAAAAGATGGACTTCTCGGAGAAGGAAAGAACATCAGCACCAATGTCAAGCAAATGCAGGAGAAG CTCACTCACTATCTGGATATTGTGGAGGTGAGAATCGCAGAGCAAGTAGCATCAAAATCTCAAGCCTTCTTCCATGCTATGACCTCACACGATGTGCTGATGGAACAGTTGACACAAACCATCACAGTCTTGAAAGCTCTTCGAAAAAACATACACGAAATTGACAGAAATTTGGTGAAAAACTCCCTGCAAGTCTTGAG GTTAGAGAGGGCCCGTTCTAATCACTTGGTAGTGCAAGAAAAGTTAAAGCTTATAGCGACAGTCCATCAAAGTCAACCAATGATCCAGTCCCTCTTATCAACACCGGACTACGTTGCTGCCTTAGACGTCATTTCTACTACTCAAGAAATACTGTTACAAGAGTTAAATGGCATCCATAGTTTTAG GCATTTGGGTTCGCAGTTGTCAGAAATGGAGAAGCTTATAAACAAAATGTTGCACACTGAATTTGAAAGATACGCAACAGCAGATTTGAACAGGCCATTGGTTAGTGGTGATAGTGCTGTCTTAGATGGG GACAAGCTAGTTTCTATCATATCTGGTCTGTTACGCCAAAAACATTTCCAATTCATAGACACGTATAAAGAAGAGGCGATGACAACAGTGAGAGCGGTAACGAAACAGCGAGTTATTGAGGCATTAGCTGATAGCGATTGTTGCAGTGATCAACAAGCAGCTGCTCTCGAAGTCGGTGGCCTTTCTCTTACCGAGCGATTAAAACTCTTAGATAACACGATACATTCTTTAACTTCGCTTTTGTATCGTATTAAG GCGGTTCACAATGTTATGCGAGATACGGCAGACTTAGCAGCCGGTAAATCGTTGCCTGAGAGATCGAACGAGTCCTTGATGGACCGTCTCTTATCCGACGAAGATCACACGCGTGTGACCACAAAGTTAGCGGACATGCTGACTGCGATATGCGATTATTGCCATGAAAGATTAGGAAGTTTAGTTTCCGCAAGTCCGAGCGaaatcgaaaaagaaaaaaatacgagCGACAGTTCGTCCAATAAAACTGTTGATAAAGATACAACGACCTGGAACGATAAATCTTGGTTGAGCGAACGAGCGACTACTGCTCAAGTTTGTAAGTTGGCGAGCGTCGTTGAAAATTTTACGGAAACTTGTGAGAAATTGTGCGGGAAACAGTGTATAGCTCTTCGTTCTGCTTTTAAG GCTCAAGCGAGCAAATTTGTACAGAAATTTCACACGGAACGAAAAACCAAGTTGAGCCACGTACTTGACTCAGAAAGATGGAAGCAAGCCGATGTGCCTCCAGAATTCCAAGCACTGGTGACTTATATTCACAAAAACGAATGCTTTCCTTATGAGCTGTGCAAATCGGATATTGataaaatcgataaaatttcCAACGTTTTATACGTTGGTGAGGAGAAATATGCAGTCGTGGGTACTGTTCTTATACTTATTCAAATCATTCACGAATACTGCAG AACCGCGAGTGAACTGTCAGCCTTGTCTGGTATGATTGGACGTCAGCTGGCTGAGGTTTTGCGTCACTACAATTCTCGATGCTGTCAACTTGTATTAGGCGCTGGCGCCATGCAGGTGGCAGGACTCAAGACTATTACCAGCACAATACTTGTTTTAGCGGGTCGAAGTCTGAAGCTAGTTCTCTGGTTAATGCCTTTTGTTAAAGCACATTTTCAAG CTCTTGCAGAACAGAGTTCTAACCCCAGCGTCGTAGGTGTGTCGGCAATGAGCGGCGGAGTTGCCTTACTTGACACGGTGGAACGAGATATTCGATCCCACATTCGGGAAATCGAAGgaaaaatattaacaattgTAGATATTCTTTTGGGCGGTCAGATCAATAGTTGGACGGCGAAACCACCCGTGCCATCGCAATCTTTCAGAAATATATCTAG GCACTTGGTAAAACTTCACGAAGCTGTGTCTGGCATTCTTCCAAACGATGAGGTGCAGGCGCTCTACAGAACGGTCAACACGTCATTCAAGGAAAAGTTGAGGGAGCAATTGGTGAAGATGAATATCGTGAACAACGGAGGTCCGCAGCATGGAGTCGTTACTTCCGAACTGACATTTTACGTCGAAACGCTACGGAATCTGAAAATCTTACCGGCGGATGAATTGAGCAACGATTGCCTAGACGACGTATGGACTAGATAA
- the LOC100121388 gene encoding kelch-like protein 10, with translation MDANNNNTSSRSNDQTSLSNSSSNVDMSENVVKCCGANSKHLMMSDGPSTCANSDYRCVSTQGLQSLNDLRQNNLLCDAVLKLEDGGVFPVHRAILSACSTYFRTLFTTTLNPKNNTEFLVSNVSSKIMNLLLEYAYLRTIDIKQEDVCELLITADYLVIDGVLELCCDFLRRSLTVKNCIGIMIFAREHFCKDLEKEARRYLLRYFVQVAEQSSEILELPIDELTALIAEDELNVTNEETAWELALRWIGREPETRKVHIVELMRNIRLGLMDTYYFLENVKNHHYVAGNEACRPIVIETLKFLYDPEMIKQKDGELEIATPRVPHDILFAIGGWQGVSAVDLIETYDTRADRWVKVEQIDPLGPRGYHGMAVIGYKIYVIGGLNGVEFFNSCRCFNPVRKTWREVAPMNAKRAYVSVALLNDIIYAMGGYDGYFRQNSAERYDYRRNQWSLIAPMHMQRSDASATALNGKIYITGGFNGRECMSSAEVYDPDTNQWTMIAHMRLRRSGVSCIAYHGLVYALGGFNGVSRMCCGEKYNPETNTWTAIPDMYNSRSNFAIEIIDDMIFAIGGFNGFSTTFHVECFSDSTNEWYEATDMNTYRSGLAACVVKVLPNVHDYTHKHRERLMEEKRQKLLDIEALQRAGSAPQQQNHVATSRSTHNSLGHHRQQQR, from the exons ATGGACGCAAACAACAACAATACCAGCAGCAGAAGCAACGACCAGACCAGTTTGAGCAACTCGAGTAGCAATGTCGACATGTCGGAAAACGTGGTCAAGTGCTGCGGCGCGAACTCGAAGCATCTAATGATGAGTGACGGGCCGAGCACTTGTGCCAACAGTGACTATCGCTGTGTCAGTACTCAGGGGCTGCAGTCGCTGAACGACCTGAGGCAAAACAATTTGCTGTGCGATGCGGTGCTTAAACTCGAGGATGGCGGAGTGTTTCCAGTGCACCGGGCCATTCTGTCGGCTTGCAGCACCTATTTCAG AACCCTGTTCACGACGACCCTGAACCCGAAGAACAACACCGAATTCCTGGTCTCGAACGTCAGCAGTAAAATAATGAACCTACTGCTAGAGTACGCGTACTTGCGCACCATCGACATCAAGCAGGAGGACGTCTGCGAGCTGCTCATCACCGCAGACTATCTTGTAATCGACGGAGTCCTCGAGCTCTGCTGCGACTTTCTTCGACGCTCTCTCACTGTGAAGAACTGTATCGGGATCATGATTTTTGCGAGGGAGCATTTCTGCAAGGATCTCGAGAAGGAAGCGCGCCGATATCTGCTCCGGTACTTCGTGCAG GTGGCTGAGCAAAGCAGCGAGATCCTGGAGCTTCCGATCGACGAGCTGACGGCACTGATCGCCGAGGACGAGCTGAACGTTACAAACGAGGAAACCGCCTGGGAGTTGGCCCTGCGCTGGATCGGCCGCGAGCCGGAGACTCGCAAGGTTCACATCGTCGAGCTGATGCGCAACATTCGCCTCGGCCTCATGGACACGTACTACTTCCTGGAGAACGTCAAGAACCACCACTACGTCGCGGGCAACGAGGCCTGCCGGCCCATCGTCATCGAGACCCTCAAGTTCCTCTACGACCCGGAGATGATCAAGCAGAAGGACGGCGAGCTCGAGATCGCGACACCCCGCGTCCCGCACGACATCCTCTTCGCGATCGGCGGCTGGCAGGGCGTATCGGCCGTCGATCTCATAGAGACCTACGACACCAGGGCGGATCGTTGGGTCAAG GTCGAGCAGATCGATCCGCTGGGACCACGGGGCTACCACGGGATGGCGGTGATCGGCTACAAGATCTACGTGATCGGCGGGCTGAACGGCGTCGAGTTCTTCAACAGCTGTCGCTGCTTCAACCCCGTGCGCAAGACCTGGCGCGAAGTCGCGCCCATGAATGCCAAAAG GGCGTACGTGAGCGTGGCGCTGCTGAACGACATCATATACGCGATGGGCGGCTACGACGGCTACTTTCGGCAGAACAGCGCCGAACGATACGACTACCGGCGCAATCAGTGGTCCCTCATCGCGCCCATGCACATGCAACGATCGGATGCCTCGGCCACCGCTTTGAACG GTAAAATCTACATAACGGGAGGATTCAACGGACGCGAGTGCATGAGCTCCGCCGAGGTCTACGATCCGGACACCAACCAGTGGACCATGATCGCGCACATGCGACTGAGGAGGAGCGGCGTGTCTTGCATCGCTTATCACGGATTAGTATACGCCTTAG GCGGCTTCAACGGCGTGTCGAGAATGTGCTGTGGCGAGAAGTACAACCCTGAGACCAACACCTGGACGGCCATCCCCGACATGTACAACTCGCGCAGCAACTTCGCGATCGAGATAATCGACGACATGATCTTCGCGATCGGCGGCTTCAACGGCTTCAGCACCACCTTCCACGTCGAGTGCTTCTCCGACAGCACCAACGAATG GTACGAGGCGACGGACATGAACACGTACCGCTCGGGTCTGGCCGCTTGCGTGGTCAAGGTGCTGCCCAACGTGCACGACTACACGCACAAGCATCGCGAGCGTCTCATGGAGGAGAAGCGGCAGAAGCTCCTGGACATCGAAGCCCTCCAGAGAGCCGGCAGTGCACCGCAACAGCAGAATCACGTCGCCACCAGCCGCAGCACCCACAACTCGCTCGGACATCATCGCCAGCAGCAGAGATAG
- the LOC100117866 gene encoding mitochondrial basic amino acids transporter: MALDFLAGCLGGCAGIVVGYPLDTIKVHIQTQDHRNPKYKGTWHCFRTLIKQDSVSGLYRGMSSPMAGVAAINAIVFGVYGQTQKFLNDGLPPNSDHQLGGHFLAGASAGIAQAPVCSPMELAKTRLQLQDHDSAPRNGNQPRFSSPVQCLRHIHRTEGLRGVFSGLGITLMREAPSYGVYFVTYEALTRSEHPISTWHMLLAGGLAGTASWVVSYPLDVVKSRLQADATAKYNGALDCFRKSVRNEGYGCLFRGLNSTIIRAFPTNAATFAVVTWTMRLLGEDQPQKAPATQPKKEEHEVFKPSSRSWNAFDRYGESSCQSLHKIGDATNGYLHQLVSASLVLMPHASATAGNEVAAVAKTASVKQFDEARHFEWAREMVHY; this comes from the exons ATGGCTCTCGACTTCTTGGCTGGCTGCCTCGGAG GCTGCGCAGGTATTGTGGTTGGATATCCTCTTGATACCATCAAGGTTCACATTCAGACGCAAGACCACAGGAATCCCAAGTACAAGGGGACATGGCACTGCTTTCGTACCCTGATCAAGCAGGACTCG GTGTCGGGTCTCTACCGTGGGATGTCGTCGCCGATGGCAGGCGTTGCGGCGATCAACGCCATTGTCTTTGGCGTCTACGGCCAGACGCAAAAGTTCCTGAACGATGGGCTCCCGCCCAACAGCGACCACCAGCTCGGCGGTCACTTCCTTGCCGGTGCCTCGGCCGGCATAGCCCAGGCCCCAGTCTGCAGTCCCATGGAGCTAGCCAAGACTCGGCTGCAGCTTCAGGACCACGACTCTGCGCCTCGCAACGGCAACCAGCCTCGTTTCTCCAGTCCGGTGCAATGTCTGCGCCACATTCACCGGACGGAGGGGCTCCGAGGCGTCTTCAGCGGCCTGGGAATCACCCTGATGAGAGAAGCTCCGAGCTACGGGGTGTACTTCGTGACCTACGAGGCACTGACGCGCTCCGAGCATCCGATCTCGACCTGGCACATGCTGCTGGCCGGTGGTCTCGCCGGTACCGCCTCCTGGGTAGTGTCCTACCCTCTGGACGTCGTCAAGTCAAGACTGCAAGCCGACGCCACGGCCAAGTACAACGGAGCTCTTGACTGCTTCAGAAAGTCAGTGAGGAACGAGGGATACGGCTGTCTCTTCCGGGGACTGAACTCGACGATCATCCGGGCGTTCCCGACGAACGCCGCGACCTTCGCCGTGGTCACCTGGACCATGAGGCTACTCGGAGAAGACCAGCCTCAGAAGGCACCAGCGACGCAGCCGAAGAAGGAAGAGCACGAGGTGTTCAAGCCGAGCTCCAGGTCCTGGAACGCGTTCGATCGTTACGGGGAGTCCAGCTGCCAGTCGCTGCACAAGATTGGAGACGCCACTAACGGTTATCTGCACCAGCTGGTGAGTGCGAGCCTCGTTCTGATGCCACATGCGTCTGCGACGGCGGGTAACGAAGTCGCCGCGGTCGCCAAAACTGCGAGTGTTAAACAGTTCGACGAAGCTCGCCACTTTGAATGGGCTAGGGAGATGGTTCACTACTAA